One region of Primulina tabacum isolate GXHZ01 chromosome 1, ASM2559414v2, whole genome shotgun sequence genomic DNA includes:
- the LOC142549944 gene encoding root phototropism protein 2-like — MATPIKSNSRVSLAMERTGQWVLSQEIPTDVIVEVGEANFSLHKFMLVAKSNHIRKLIIESKEADLTRINLSDIPGGPEIFERTAKFCYGVNFEITVHNVAALRCAADYLQMTDKYCDGNLAGRTEDFLSQVALTSLSGALVVLKSCQKLLPMAEDLKIVHKCVEIASAKACVEANFPSRSPPNWWTEELTILDISFFQKIIAAMKSRGAKGLTLASAIITYAERSLSDLVRDHSGNGMKSSDPGDSNAKTRQRELLESIVTILPSDKSAFPINFLCCLLRTAIFLKAANSCKNELEKRISVILEHVTVDDLLIVSFTHDGERLFDLESVRKIISGFMEKEKSVAVFNAGDLREVCSTAMQRVAKTVDAYLGEIATHGDLSISKFNGIANLVPKAARKMDDDLYRAVDIYLKAHPQLDEIEREKACSVMDALKLSYEARVHASQNKRLPVQIVLHALYYDQLKLRSGADEHKMPDATTTRNKIQADVSLAKENEALRTELLKMKMYIADMQKPTVGTTSSKGSAKKNKFFSSMSKTLGKLISFKNGSKDTSNIEDGTADLTKPRRRRFSIS; from the exons ATGGCTACTCCCATCAAAAGTAATAGCAGAGTTTCGCTTGCTATGGAGAGAACTGGGCAGTG GGTACTATCTCAAGAAATCCCTACAGATGTTATTGTTGAGGTTGGGGAAGCCAACTTTTCTCTTCACAAG TTCATGCTTGTAGCTAAGAGCAATCACATACGGAAGTTAATTATTGAATCTAAAGAAGCAGATCTAACAAGAATAAACCTCTCGGACATACCGGGGGGACCTGAAATCTTCGAGAGAACAGCAAAATTTTGCTACGGTGTGAACTTTGAGATCACCGTGCACAACGTGGCAGCCCTGCGATGCGCAGCTGATTATCTTCAAATGACGGATAAGTATTGTGATGGTAATCTTGCTGGGAGGACCGAGGATTTCTTGTCCCAAGTGGCATTAACGAGCTTGTCTGGTGCTCTTGTGGTGCTAAAATCATGTCAAAAGCTTCTACCTATGGCGGAGGACCTCAAAATTGTTCATAAATGTGTTGAAATCGCCAGTGCCAag GCTTGCGTTGAGGCAAATTTTCCTAGCCGTTCCCCCCCAAATTGGTGGACCGAGGAGCTAACAATTCTGGACATAAGTTTCTTTCAAAAGATCATAGCAGCAATGAAGTCTAGAGGAGCAAAGGGACTTACTTTAGCCAGTGCTATAATCACATATGCCGAGAGATCACTTAGCGATCTTGTACGCGACCACTCTGGAAATGGCATGAAATCGTCTGATCCTGGAGACTCTAATGCTAAAACCCGCCAACGGGAACTCCTTGAATCTATAGTCACCATCTTGCCCTCGGATAAATCTGCATTCCCCATAAATTTCTTGTGCTGTCTCTTAAGAACTGCCATTTTCTTGAAAGCTGCTAATAGCTGCAAAAACGAGCTAGAAAAGAGGATATCAGTTATCCTAGAGCACGTGACAGTGGATGATCTTTTAATTGTGTCATTTACCCATGATGGTGAGAGGCTTTTCGATCTTGAGAGCGTGAGGAAGATCATATCAGGATTCATGGAGAAAGAGAAGAGTGTTGCGGTTTTTAATGCTGGTGATCTTAGAGAAGTTTGTTCAACAGCTATGCAGAGAGTCGCCAAGACTGTTGATGCTTATCTTGGGGAGATTGCTACACATGGTGATCTGAGTATTTCGAAATTTAATGGGATAGCGAATTTAGTGCCTAAGGCAGCAAGAAAGATGGATGATGATCTTTACCGGGCTGTTGATATTTACTTGAAG GCTCATCCACAACTGGATGAAATCGAGAGGGAAAAAGCGTGCAGTGTGATGGATGCCCTCAAACTATCCTATGAAGCACGAGTCCATGCATCACAAAACAAGCGCTTGCCGGTCCAAATAGTCCTACATGCACTCTACTATGATCAACTCAAGTTAAGAAGTGGTGCAGATGAACATAAGATGCCGGATGCAACAACCACGAGAAATAAAATACAAGCAGATGTATCACTTGCCAAAGAGAACGAAGCATTGAGAACCGAGTTGCTCAAGATGAAAATGTACATAGCGGATATGCAAAAACCAACTGTAGGGACGACATCATCTAAAGGGAGTGCAAAGAAGAATAAGTTTTTTTCGTCTATGTCGAAGACGCTCGGAAAATTGATCTCATTCAAGAATGGATCGAAGGATACTTCGAATATCGAAGATGGAACAGCTGATTTGACCAAGCCTAGAAGGAGGAGGTTCTCTATTTCTTAG